A portion of the Pseudomonas koreensis genome contains these proteins:
- a CDS encoding sensor histidine kinase: MPLRQRLENLPVGQKLLAALLVLLTTVLLVANLTFISAAYYISQESMAPQALQTIGRLIANPSLVSDALESPRSAERLLKELDSYSPLRAAALYDGKGERLAQVQRGEKLSLPERYRHVEAWQLTEFRSNQLITLPRPGAAPGHLLLVASSELPMAFYTGTLTASLGILIFSVLLWLVIARQIKRLITRPIHQLEELSRQVTREENYALRAARGNHDEIGSLAEAFNTMLSRIEAREQQLKRARDDSQAAYDQAQGLAEETRHTNRKLELEVQVRSKIEKKLTGFQNYLNSIIDSMPSALIALDEQLYVTQWNQEASALSGTRLDEALNQPIFLAFEPLKPFLPQLKATVEQHTVAKVDRVTWFKDDEPKHYALTFYPLMGGAGRGVVIRIDDITQRLSLEEMMVQSEKMLSVGGLAAGMAHEINNPLGAILHNVQNIRRRLSADLPKNIETAEQLGIELDAVNRYLQGREVPQLLDGIQQAGARAAKIVTHMLSFSRRSTRQMAPCDLPALIDQAVEIAGNDFDLAIGFDFKGQAIIRQFDPALGPVPGTANELEQVLLNLLKNAAQAIHQREDDSEPGRIILRTRLNPPWAEIQVEDNGIGMSENVRKRTFEPFFTTKEIGQGTGLGLSVSYFIITNNHKGQMEVQSAPGQGTCFTLRLPLVQPAPLTTETNSLPR, from the coding sequence ATGCCATTGCGCCAGCGCCTCGAAAACCTGCCGGTCGGCCAGAAACTGCTGGCCGCCCTGCTGGTGTTGTTGACCACGGTTCTGCTGGTCGCCAACCTGACCTTCATCAGCGCCGCCTACTACATTTCCCAGGAAAGCATGGCGCCACAGGCCCTGCAGACCATCGGCCGGCTGATCGCCAATCCGAGTCTGGTCAGCGACGCGCTGGAGTCGCCGCGCAGCGCCGAGCGCCTGCTCAAGGAACTCGACAGTTATTCGCCGTTGCGTGCCGCCGCCCTTTACGACGGCAAGGGCGAACGTCTGGCGCAGGTGCAGCGCGGCGAAAAGCTCAGCCTGCCCGAGCGCTATCGCCATGTCGAAGCCTGGCAACTCACCGAGTTTCGCAGCAATCAACTGATCACACTGCCGCGCCCCGGTGCTGCGCCGGGGCATCTGTTGCTGGTGGCCAGCAGCGAACTGCCCATGGCGTTCTATACCGGAACCCTGACCGCCAGCCTCGGCATCCTGATCTTCAGCGTATTGTTGTGGCTGGTGATTGCGCGGCAGATCAAGCGCTTGATCACCCGCCCCATTCATCAGCTCGAGGAGCTGTCGCGGCAGGTCACCCGCGAAGAGAACTACGCCCTGCGCGCTGCACGCGGCAATCACGACGAAATCGGCAGTCTGGCCGAGGCGTTCAACACCATGCTCTCGCGCATCGAAGCCCGCGAGCAGCAGCTCAAACGTGCCCGCGACGACTCGCAGGCCGCTTACGATCAGGCGCAGGGGCTGGCCGAGGAAACCCGCCACACCAATCGCAAACTGGAGCTGGAAGTCCAGGTGCGCAGCAAGATCGAGAAGAAACTCACCGGCTTTCAGAATTACCTCAACAGCATCATCGACTCGATGCCTTCGGCGCTGATCGCTCTCGATGAGCAGCTCTATGTGACCCAGTGGAACCAGGAAGCCAGCGCCCTGTCCGGCACGCGTCTGGACGAGGCACTGAACCAGCCGATCTTCCTCGCCTTCGAACCGCTCAAGCCTTTTTTGCCGCAGCTCAAGGCCACCGTCGAGCAGCACACCGTGGCCAAAGTCGATCGGGTGACCTGGTTCAAGGACGATGAACCGAAGCATTACGCACTGACGTTTTATCCGCTGATGGGCGGTGCCGGGCGTGGCGTGGTGATCCGTATCGACGACATCACCCAGCGCCTGTCGCTGGAGGAAATGATGGTGCAGTCGGAGAAGATGCTCTCGGTGGGTGGCCTTGCGGCCGGCATGGCTCATGAAATCAACAACCCGCTCGGCGCGATCCTGCACAACGTGCAGAACATCCGTAGGCGGCTGTCGGCGGATCTGCCGAAGAACATCGAGACCGCCGAACAACTGGGCATTGAGCTGGATGCGGTCAACCGTTACCTGCAGGGCCGCGAAGTCCCGCAATTGCTCGATGGCATTCAACAGGCGGGCGCCCGCGCGGCGAAGATCGTCACGCACATGCTCAGCTTCAGCCGTCGCAGCACCCGGCAGATGGCGCCGTGCGATCTACCGGCGCTGATCGATCAGGCGGTGGAAATCGCTGGCAACGACTTCGATCTGGCGATTGGTTTCGACTTCAAGGGTCAAGCGATCATCCGCCAGTTCGATCCGGCACTGGGGCCGGTTCCGGGCACCGCCAACGAGCTGGAACAGGTGCTGCTCAATCTGCTGAAAAATGCCGCCCAGGCGATTCATCAGCGCGAAGACGACAGCGAACCGGGACGGATCATTTTGCGCACCCGACTAAATCCGCCGTGGGCCGAGATTCAGGTCGAGGACAATGGCATCGGCATGAGCGAAAACGTGCGCAAACGCACCTTCGAACCGTTCTTCACCACCAAGGAAATCGGCCAGGGCACTGGCCTGGGCCTGTCGGTGTCGTACTTCATCATCACCAACAACCACAAAGGCCAGATGGAAGTGCAGTCGGCGCCCGGCCAGGGCACTTGCTTTACCCTGCGTCTGCCGCTGGTGCAACCGGCGCCGTTGACCACCGAAACCAATTCACTACCGAGGTAA
- a CDS encoding cob(I)yrinic acid a,c-diamide adenosyltransferase produces MGFRLSKIYTRTGDKGETGLGDGRRVPKDHPRIEAIGEIDTLNSQVGVLLAGLLAEREVHPGLNEIIEVLAPCQHRLFDLGGELAMPAYQALNEAEIQRLEAAIDVWNEELGPLENFILPGGSMLIAQAHVCRSLARSAERRCQHLNSVEPLAGVGLAYINRLSDLLFVVARLIARRQGVAEILWQPAAKCGGR; encoded by the coding sequence ATGGGCTTTCGCTTGTCGAAGATCTACACCCGCACCGGCGACAAAGGCGAGACCGGCCTCGGTGACGGCCGTCGTGTACCCAAGGATCACCCGCGCATCGAGGCGATTGGCGAGATCGATACGCTGAACAGTCAGGTCGGCGTCCTGCTGGCCGGTTTGCTCGCCGAGCGCGAAGTGCATCCGGGACTGAATGAAATCATCGAAGTGTTGGCGCCTTGTCAGCATCGCCTGTTCGACCTCGGTGGCGAACTGGCGATGCCGGCGTATCAGGCGTTGAACGAGGCTGAAATCCAGCGGCTGGAAGCGGCGATCGATGTGTGGAATGAAGAGCTGGGGCCGCTGGAAAACTTCATCTTGCCGGGTGGCTCGATGTTGATTGCGCAAGCGCATGTCTGCCGCAGCCTGGCACGCAGCGCCGAGCGGCGGTGTCAGCATTTGAACTCGGTTGAGCCATTGGCCGGGGTTGGCCTGGCGTATATCAATCGGCTGTCGGATTTGCTGTTTGTGGTGGCGCGGTTGATTGCGCGGCGGCAGGGGGTGGCGGAGATTTTGTGGCAGCCGGCGGCAAAATGTGGAGGAAGGTAG
- a CDS encoding Nudix family hydrolase — MKRVHVAAAVIRDGAGKILIARRADTQHQGGLWEFPGGKVEAGESVESALARELEEELGIVVGAARPLIKVRHDYPDKQVLLDVWEVSAFSGEPHGAEGQPLAWVSARELINYEFPAANQPIVAAARLPAEYLITPEDLEGPALLRGIQKAIAGGIKLIQLRAPNGYDPKYRDLAVDAVGLCAGKAQLMIKGPFEWLGDFPSAGWHITSAQLRKYAAAGRPLPAERWLGASCHNAEELALAEQMGVDFVTLSPVQPTLTHPDAQPLGWEQAAALIEGFSKPVFLLGGVGPAEREKAWGVGAQGVAGIRAFWPDPV, encoded by the coding sequence GTGAAACGCGTCCACGTCGCCGCTGCCGTCATTCGTGATGGCGCCGGCAAAATCCTTATCGCCCGCCGCGCTGATACCCAGCATCAGGGCGGGCTGTGGGAGTTCCCCGGGGGCAAGGTCGAGGCCGGCGAGTCAGTCGAATCGGCACTGGCTCGCGAGCTTGAGGAAGAGCTGGGCATCGTCGTGGGCGCTGCCCGCCCACTGATCAAGGTTCGCCACGATTACCCGGACAAACAGGTATTGCTGGATGTCTGGGAAGTGTCGGCGTTCAGCGGCGAACCCCATGGTGCTGAAGGCCAGCCACTGGCCTGGGTCAGCGCCAGAGAGCTGATCAACTATGAATTCCCGGCGGCTAACCAGCCAATCGTCGCGGCGGCGCGTTTGCCTGCCGAATACCTGATCACCCCGGAAGATCTCGAAGGCCCGGCGTTGTTGCGCGGCATCCAGAAGGCGATTGCCGGCGGGATCAAACTGATCCAGCTGCGTGCACCGAATGGCTACGACCCGAAATACCGCGATCTGGCGGTGGATGCCGTAGGTCTGTGCGCGGGCAAGGCGCAGTTGATGATCAAGGGGCCGTTCGAGTGGCTCGGCGATTTCCCTTCTGCCGGTTGGCACATCACTTCTGCGCAACTGCGTAAATATGCAGCTGCGGGGCGTCCGTTGCCAGCAGAGCGCTGGCTCGGGGCGTCGTGCCATAACGCTGAAGAGCTGGCGCTGGCGGAGCAGATGGGCGTCGACTTCGTCACCCTGTCGCCGGTGCAACCGACGCTGACGCACCCGGATGCGCAGCCATTGGGTTGGGAGCAGGCTGCGGCGTTGATTGAAGGCTTCAGCAAGCCGGTGTTTTTGTTGGGCGGGGTTGGCCCGGCGGAGCGCGAGAAGGCTTGGGGTGTCGGGGCTCAGGGTGTGGCGGGGATTCGGGCATTCTGGCCTGATCCAGTGTAA
- a CDS encoding glutathione S-transferase family protein, whose protein sequence is MSLHLIIGDKLLSSWSLRAALALELTGAPYSEELIKLGKPDTRERLLKHSPTGKVPLLQTTRGTIADSLAIAEYLAEQFPSEQLWPSDTFARAQARSACAQMHSGFFAMRNHMPFNLSQDAPLNPVPPEVKVDIERMLALWAECRAAATEEGPYLFGRVSLADAFFAPIAVRLRTYQVKLPAVDEAYVETVYRWPAFKVWQKAGLEELNP, encoded by the coding sequence ATGTCTCTGCACCTGATCATCGGCGACAAACTGCTGTCCTCCTGGTCCCTGCGCGCGGCACTGGCGCTGGAGCTGACCGGCGCACCCTACAGCGAAGAACTGATCAAGCTCGGCAAACCCGACACCCGCGAGCGCCTGCTCAAGCATTCGCCGACCGGCAAGGTGCCACTGCTGCAAACCACTCGCGGCACCATCGCCGACTCTCTGGCCATCGCTGAATATCTCGCTGAGCAGTTCCCGTCCGAACAACTCTGGCCGAGCGATACCTTCGCCCGTGCCCAGGCGCGCTCGGCCTGCGCGCAGATGCACAGCGGGTTCTTCGCCATGCGCAACCACATGCCGTTCAACCTCAGCCAGGACGCACCGCTGAACCCGGTGCCGCCAGAGGTGAAGGTCGATATCGAACGCATGCTCGCGCTCTGGGCTGAATGCCGCGCGGCAGCCACGGAAGAGGGGCCGTACCTGTTCGGTCGCGTCAGCCTCGCCGATGCCTTTTTCGCGCCAATCGCTGTGCGCTTGCGCACCTATCAGGTGAAGCTACCGGCAGTTGACGAAGCTTATGTTGAAACCGTCTACCGATGGCCCGCGTTCAAGGTGTGGCAAAAGGCTGGACTGGAGGAATTGAACCCGTGA